Part of the Wolbachia endosymbiont of Diaphorina citri genome is shown below.
GAGAGAGCATCCACACTAATTGCCCAATTTACTTTTAATACACTTAATGAAAATAGAGGAAATAAACTCAAGTGATAATTTTCAGAGAAGGTGAGAAAAACATACCAAGATAAAACTGCAGATATTCCAATCCCTGCCGTTGTAACTAACTGACTTTTTCTAAAAAATGCTCCAAACAATGAACCAAAAAGTGGCAGAAATACTATTAATTTCAGTATATCCATCATACTTTCATTCTTTCATTAAATTTGCTTGTTCAACTTCTATATTGCCACGGCTTCTATAATATACAACCAATATTGCAAGCCCAACTCCTGACTCTGCTGCCGCAACAGTCAACACAAACATCACAAAAATTTGCCCAACTATATCATTCATAAAGGCAGAAAAAGCAACTAAATTGATGTTAATCGCCAGCAATAATATTTCTATTGATAACAGTATGTTGATTATGCTCTTACGGTTAATGAAAATACCACACACTCCAATAGTGAACAAAAGAGCAGCAATTATCAAAAAGTGATTTAATCCTATTTCCATTCCACTCCTTTTCCAAATTTAGCCTTAATCAATTTTACAGATGAAGATTGTGTCAATTGCTTTAACACGTTCTGTTTTCTAACTCCTTTTTTCTTTTCCTGCAAAGTAAGAGCAATTGCACCAACAATTGCAACAAGCAGCAGAATACCAGAAAGATGAAAAGCGTACATGTAGTCAGTGTAGAGCAAATTACCGATAGCTTTCACGTTATTGGTATTATAGTTTATAACATTACTTATATTCGGTGCTGAGCTGCGAATTACAAAGCTGATGATTAGAAAAAACACAACACATAATATAGCACCAAGAGTGAAATGCTTTGCAAAACCCTGATGCAATCTTATGTAGTCGATATCGAGCATCATAACTACAAAGAGGAATAACACTGCAACTGCACCGATATATACTATTAGCACCATCATAGCAATGAATTCAGCTCCAAGGAGAATAAAAAGCACTGCAGAGTTAACGAAAGTGAAAATTAAAAATAACACTGCATGCACAGGATTCCTTACGCTAATTACACAAACAGCAGATAAGATGCTTAGAATTGCAAAAGAATAAAAGAAAAAAGGCATTGATACTTTAACTGCAACAATAGTTACTAATTTAAAGTGACTATTGTTGTGAAGTCAATATTATATTAAACGTTTGAAAACATTGTACTATAAAACCCTAGCTCCATTTTAAGTGATTATATAGAGCGTTTCCTAAGCGTTTCATCAATACAATAAACACTTAACTTACTCTTGACCATTTTAATTTATTAACATATAATATATGTATATTAATAATCAGCGGTAGCTCAAAATGTACAACATATTTGGTTATTTAAAAAACAACAATAGTTCTAACACACAAAGTAGCAGACTAGATGGAGAAAGTTATCAATACACTACAAGAGACTATATGACAATTTACTTTAATAACACACTAGCAAGTTTCAGTAGATCATTGAGAGAATTTAAAGAAAAAGCGTATGGATTTATGTATGATATCGGAACTTGGTTGAAAGAAACAAATGAAGGAACTAAATCGTACATATAAGCCATTCCAAACTCCACCTACTCACCCAACAAGCAGAAGTTTTGGTGCCAATAACTCAAATCAAGTTGTTGTTACTCGACATACACCTGAAGCTACTAAAACAAGATAGATCTACGCTTAAATATCTAGTACTTGAATAAGTTGAATGTTATGTTCAATAAGACCTTTACAATATTTGGATCATAGGTTTAACTTTATGAAGTTATAATCTATAGAGCTTCAATGAACGATTATCTCTCACTGTTAAATCCAGAGCAACAATTAGCTGTAACTAACGTGAATGGACCAGTTTTGATACTAGCAGGAGCCGGAACCGGAAAAACAAGAACGATCACTTCAAGAATAGCGCACATAATTAGGAACGGTCACGCTTATTCTGATGAAATATTAGCAGTTACATTTACAAATAAAGCAGCAAATGAGATGGTATCAAGGGTACTTGAGCTAACAGGAACAAACATACCATCGCTTGGCACTTTCCATGCAATTGCAGCAAAAATTCTACGTCATCATGCTGAAGTCGTGGGGCTGAATTCCAATTTTACAATTATTGGTGTGGATGATCAATTACAGGTAATAAAAAACATCATGAATGAAATCAGCCCTGATTACCTATCAGAAAAATGTAAGACCATTATGAATATTATTCAGCAATGGAAAGAGAAGTGTTTGTTGCCGTCTGAAGTAGAAGACGTTCAATCATTTAGGCCAGTGTACGTAACTGCACTCAAAGTCTATTACCAGTATCAGGAAAGGTTAAAGTTCCTTAACTCTGTCGATTTCGGTGACCTACTGCTATACAATATACAACTTTTTAATCAAAAGACCGAAATTTTGTCCTACTACCAAAACAAGTTTAAATATATCATGGTAGATGAATATCAAGACACAAATGCAATACAATATCTTTGGCTAAAATACCTTGCAAAAGAGCACTCAAATATTTGTTGTGTAGGAGATGATGATCAATCGATATACAGTTGGCGTGGTGCAGAAGTTGAAAATATTTTGAAGTTTTCTGATGATTTTA
Proteins encoded:
- the nuoK gene encoding NADH-quinone oxidoreductase subunit NuoK; this translates as MEIGLNHFLIIAALLFTIGVCGIFINRKSIINILLSIEILLLAININLVAFSAFMNDIVGQIFVMFVLTVAAAESGVGLAILVVYYRSRGNIEVEQANLMKE
- a CDS encoding NADH-quinone oxidoreductase subunit J, whose translation is MPFFFYSFAILSILSAVCVISVRNPVHAVLFLIFTFVNSAVLFILLGAEFIAMMVLIVYIGAVAVLFLFVVMMLDIDYIRLHQGFAKHFTLGAILCVVFFLIISFVIRSSAPNISNVINYNTNNVKAIGNLLYTDYMYAFHLSGILLLVAIVGAIALTLQEKKKGVRKQNVLKQLTQSSSVKLIKAKFGKGVEWK